From the Hippocampus zosterae strain Florida chromosome 13, ASM2543408v3, whole genome shotgun sequence genome, the window AGCTGGCCAGGGAGAGAGTGCTCAGACGACAGGTAACTGACAGCTTTCAAGCCATGTGGGAATCACGCTGGGAAAGTCACTTTACGAACTACCAAAGTGGTACCCTGACTTATTGTATGAGGGCCCCAATTTACCGGTAAAAGGCTTTTAAATTGTGAGCCGTTACTTGgccaaattttatttacttatgttttgctttatttaatttatttagctatttttttgctttctgttgTAAAACAACATTTGAGAAAAAGATAGCTTCAAATGCATCTCCTCGATtgaattggggtggggggaaaaaaagagccttTAACAAACctactctaaaatgtatttacaacTTTTTGGGGACAGAGTGAATTAACTAAATAAACAAGGCAAGGTACAACTGTACATTCATTTGGAATTATGAGGATTTGCATTATTTGATCCATTTCtatcaaaagcaaaacattggcTTGTCTGCATCATTATAATATGAAAAACAGATGAATGTTATTTGTAAGCACAGCTTTTGATTACAGGCAGCAAAAGATTCAAATGTTAGTTGTATGCGAATTTCTGTGCTGCGTCTGAGGGAAATCACAGCAAGACAATAACaacgtgtgtttttgtttgttcagatGGGGCACACAAGCTGTCCAAAAGGCAGGAGTTCTCTGTCTGCCGCAACACAGAAGTCACTCCTGAGAAAAAGAGGCATCTTGTGAGTTTTCCGTTGTGGACATTTGAGTCGGAACTAGCTCATTTCATGAGGCCACCAAGCCCAGCATACAAAATTAATGTCCAGATGGAATACTCAACTACACTcgaccacatttaaaaaaatatttcaataacACTATATTTTACCTTGTAACACTAACGAGTCACATGACCAAGGATCATCAGTGTTgtcccatgaaaaaaaacttttcaagttacgcacaaaaaaaagtgtactacATCTTTCATTATGTGAACCACAAATCTGTTTGGGGGCAGaacagattaattgcattttctttCATGTCATTGGGACAATTTAGCTCAATTTACGAACATTTTGAGTTACAAATGGGGTCATAGAATCTATTAAGTTTGTAAGTTGAGGTACCactgcataataataataaaatatttacaaatatatgAACTTTGAGATACTGCATGTGTTCAATTTATtctttaatttaaataaaacattttgtatCACAGACGGAACCTATTGTCAAGCAGCTGAACCATTGACGTCTTTTACCCACCAGGATCCAGAAGAAGGTGTCAGAAAGACGCAGGGGAGTTGTGACGACTGACGACAAGACAGGATTCATGAGCGAGCAGCCACTTGACACAAAGCGAGGGCGGTTGAGAACAAAGCCTGCAAAGAGCTCTCAGAGCTTCTTCTCCTGCAGACCCCGATGACACAAGCTCATTTGGCCCCACTAAGGACTTAAGTTTATATTTCCCAAATCTGGGCTCCCTTTGAACTACTGTTGTGTCTTCATTTCCGTAGAAATGATAAGATACTTTCACATCGACACACTAATTTACTGTACTTCAGTAAATCTGCTCAACTGTTGCCTTAATTTTCAGGCCTGGTTTACTTTCCATGTCTACCAAAAAAAGCCTCCAGAGTGAAGTTTGTGTTATTTATGTTTGTAAGTTTTTAGTGTGATAATAAAGGTTTTTACAACATGACAATTGCTATCCGTGCGTACTGTGAAGCAGACAGGGTGCCCTTAGTACCGATGCGAGATATTTCAAGGTTGTTACTTAATTTGCACAGTAAACTAGTTggctcagctgggataggctctggcatgCTCATGACCCGACTGAGAATAAAGCGGTTCAAATCATGGATGCATTTAGTACCATTGCCTTTAAAATGGTATGACTTGGGTCAAACACTGACAAGCTTCTCACAATCATGGGCAGGAATTTTGGCCCATTGCTCCCGACAGAACTGGTGTAACTGAGCCAAGTTCATTAGCCGTCTTTCTCAGACATGCCTTTTCAGATTTGCCCACCCTGTACATTTTCAATAGGAATGGTGTTAGGACTTTGGGATGGCCATTTGGAAAATCATTCGCGCCCAAACTTAAACTTCCCGGAGGATGTTTTGAGATGTTGCTTCAGTATTTCCATAAAATTTTCTTTGCTCATCATGCCTATGCCATGTGCCTGTCCCACTTACAGAAAAATAACCCCACAAGATGATGCTGACACCGCAATATTTCACAGTTGGGATGGTATTCTCAGGCTTGCGAGCTTCTCTATTTTCCTtctatctgtttttttttggggggggggggggtcatttcttCCTGGCAGAGTGGCTTTTCAGCCCATGTTGGTACAATACTCGTTTCACTCTTACCAGCTTCAGCCAACGTTTTCACGAGGACTTTTCCTTTTGTTCTTAGGTTGACGTACACATTTTGGACCAAAGTATGTTCATCTCTGAGATACAGAATGATTCTCCTTCCTGAGGGTTACGATGGCGGGCCATAGTGTTCATTCTTGCGTGTAACGGTTTGAACAGATAACCACCTTCAGGCATCTAAAAATTGCGCCAAAGAATGAACCAGACTTGTGCAAGACACAGTTCTTGGCTGATTTGACTTTCCCATGATTTTACACAAAGATGCGGTATGTTTCAGGTGTGCCTTCAATTACATTACCTGATTAACTCGAATATTGTCTGTAAATGTCAGAAGGCCCCAAAAACATGACATCGTCATCTGTTTTTCCTAACTTGTTTGAAGACAGTCATTTTACTGTATGTAAATTTGAGACTTTGAagtaagtaataaaaaaaaaagccaaaagcctttttttcacAAGTGTCTGTTCTTTGGTGGAGTATTTTAACCATATCTCGCAATGATGACTTGATTGCTGCAGTTAGTATAAGAATGTGTACACCCCGGAAAATGGAAGACTGATTAAACAATAGCTTCCAGGATTTACAAGTTACAAAGCGGCGGGCGCACTCCGAGCCACAGGAGGGCGCCACTCGCTTTCATGTCAACATAGACGAACATCCGTCCGGCTGTAGTTAAAGGAGCCTTGTTTTGAAAACGGAGCCACTTAGCTGGTCAATCCCGTAATGGCAAACCAGACCGACCGCGCTGTTTCTTCCCGGGTGGAGAGAAAAGCTTTACAAAAGGCCAAGATATTGCAACGAGAAAACGAGAAGGAGATAATTAGTCTGGTACGCCAAAACAGAAAAACGACATGCAAATGAGTCTACGTTACTTCCGTTTTAGCTGACCGTGGTTGATCTTTTCTTTTAAACTTCAGGTTAGGCGCATCCTGAAAAAACCTGAGGCTGAGAGGTCGAAGGAGGACACTTCTGTGCTTGTGCTGCACAAAGACACGGTGGAGGAGCTGTGCAAGAGAAAGATCCGCAGAATTGAACTCAAGAGGAAGCAAGAGGAAGTAAGACCGGCTCATACAAGCTTTGTCCCAAAGCAAGACTATTCTGTGTTTTTCACGATTACGCATCCATTCATAATACACGTtagtttatttgatttgaagaCTCAGaatgtgataggctccagctctccCACGACCCTTACATTAACACGTACTTTCGAGAATTGGCGGTTGTGTCGAaccacaagggacggatgttcAACCACAGACCTGGACCTTGCGGGGACCTGTACCTACCTTGATCTGATTTGTTTCTGGGTTAAAAGGGATTATAGACGTAAAATAGTTGAAAGGGAGTAACTTGCTGCTTGATGTGTAAACAGTTATTTTGGAGAGGATAGAGACATGACTCACTTTCTTCTCGTATCGTCAAATACCGCACCTTCACAGGTGGTTGTGTAATCTTTATTTTGTACAGCAATTTATGAACATATTTCAACGTTTTTATTTCTTACAGTTGTTTGATACTGCTGATGACCTGAAAAGTAAAGTATGGCGCCTGGCAGCGGCAGTCAAACAAGCAAAACACTTGGTGGTTTACACTGGAGCTGGAATAAGTACTGTAAGAAACTCGCATCATTGTTCTTTGACATTATATTTCAAGGTCTTCTGTCTGgctaaattattatatatattttttatggtaGGCAGCATCCATCCCTGACTACCGAGGGCCCAACGGTGTTTGGACACAACTGCAGAAGGGCCGCGCCGTCAGGTTTCTTGCCTATTGTCATCTATAATGGGATTTTATTGTAGACTGTAAGGTTTCTGATGGGACcattcccctttttttcctctttccaaaCAGCTCGTCTGACCTGAGCAAAGCAGAGccgacactcacacacatgtgCATTAAAATGCTTTATAAGGAAATGCTGGTAGGTTTAGCCCATGTGTAGCAACATGTAATGGTAAATATTTCGCGTGTGATTAAAAATGTGCGTGTTTTTAAAGGTGAAGCATGTGGTGTCTCAAAACTGTGATGGACTTCATCTACGTAGTGGTCTTCCCAGGCACGCCCTGTCTGAACTTCATGGAAACATGTTTATTGaggtgatacacacacacacacacacacacacacacacacacacacacaaacaatccaGCCAATAAGAATTCCCACCAgactttattgattgattgattgattctaATTTGGCTCCACTGTTTTTATCGACCTCCAGACTGTTGTGTGAACTACTTATGGGCACAGTATTGATTGGAAATGTAGTAGTCACTGGCGCTCCTCATTGAATTGCAACGAGAGCAATTTGCCATGCACACGTGTTAACGTTTTTGTACCCAACAGCCCCGCagtcctcacccccccccccccccccccccccaaattggaTGTGCTCGGGCAGCAAAACCGCCAGCACGCCTAAACCTCAGATCCCAGATTCACCCCCGGTGTGCTTTATTGCCTTTCTTTTCTGAACATGCTGCTTTTGCCTCCATCTTCCAGGTGTGTACTTGCTGTTCTCCAGTCAGGGAATACGTGCGTTTATTCGATGTGACGGAGCGAACATCCCTCCACCGGCATTCCACGGGCCGCAGGTGCTGCCACTGTGGCAGTGAACTCAGGGACACAATCGTGCACTTTGGGGAACGAGGAACCCTGGAGCAACCTCTCAACTGGAAGGGCGCTTTAGAGGCGGCTAAGATGGCTGACGTTATCCTTTGCTTGGGTTCCAGTTTGAAGGTAGTTCCTATCCATGACTTTGGTCCATTTTATGGGGGTGTTATGTTTCCAGTGTTTATAAGATTACTCAATCTCGACATGGGCATAATTCAGATCAATTTTGAATTGATGTTACAACATTATTATTTGtcatacattcaatgtaaaatgcTACAATTGTGGGTAGTGGTAAAATGCTTCAACTGTTTACTAATGGCTTAATAGAAAAATAAAGCTCTCTCTTCCCTGAAACCAAAGTTTTCATGTAATTGGTTtgttaccaaaatgtcaaattttcttCTTTGGCTTAAGCAAAGCTGTAAAAGTTGTAATCATCTAAACAAACAttgtaaacaaacatttttcacgTACAATCCCAGGTTGTATTCTGGGATACATTGTGGTCCTCTCttggaattgtatttttttgtattgccttagggtggcccggtagtcaagtggttagcatgtcggcttcacagtgcagaggtaccgggttcgattccagctccggcctccctgtgtggagtttgcatgttctccccgggcctgcgtgggttttctccgggtgctccggtttcctcccacattccaaaaaacatgcgtggcaggctgattgaacactctaaattgtcactaggtgtgagtgtgagcgtggttggttgttcgtctctgtgtgccctgcgattggctggcaaccgattcagggtgtcccctgcctactgcccggagacagctgggataggctccagcaccccccgcgaccctagtgaggatcaagcggtacggaagatgaatgaatgaatgaatgaatgtattgccTTCTCTATGTTAAAACAGTTTCTGTGCGCAGGTGCTGAAGAAATACGCATGTCTGTGGTGCATGAACAAACCAGCGAGCAAAAGGCCCAAATTGTACATCATTAACCTCCAGGTAAAGTACAGTAGTGTGAatgaaatgtaccggtaataaatTGTAATTGGTCTTGAGCTCAATAAATCGTGTTGCGCAAGTGTATTCATTAATTTGCAAGACTGCACTTGTGCTCTTTTTGTTTTAGTGGACACCAAAAGATGACTTGGCTGTCCTAAAAATCAATGCCAAGTGTGATGATGTCATGAGACTTCTTATGGAAGAGCTTCATCTCCAAATTCCTGTGTATGACAGGTATGTTGATACAAGTCAAATGCTTCTGTATTCTGTCGTCGGTGATGGTGAAGGTCGTGCTTTTgaccccatgtttttttttccccttgcatTAGAATAAAGTACAATTGCACATTCATTGTAGTAGATGTCAGTGATGCccattgaatttttatttttaaattcaggcAAATTGATGCACTTCAAATCTTTTCTTTGACGGACTTATAAACGATGTTAAGAGTTGCAAGttcatgtttttcctttgttttcttgttaTGTGGGGATATAATGTCATGCTGAGTTGTGGAGTCTAGTTGTAGAGTTTAGAAAGTGATACCATTTATAATCGCAGCAGATATTTGGATGGGGTGGGGTGTGGAAGGGGCAGAATATTTTCTTGTTccaagggtgggggtggcgtaacaaaaaataattgagaaacACTGCAGTCAACCATCCTGCCGGTGTTGAGTAAGTCGACATTAATTCCGGTCCCTTTCTTGAGCGATTGGTCAGCCAGGCTCTATTTTTGATTCAGAGTGGAATAACTATTGATTTTAAAGCACTTTCGAAGCTAAGTTTGCATCTTTGCTTACGGGCGCTCTTTGAAAGCGGGCTTTCTGGCTGGCATAACAATGGCAGGTGGCAACAGAATGAATGGCATTAGCTGTTACTTGCGATGATTTTGCAAGCATGAGTGTGACGCTGGAATAACACAATTTTTACAGATTTCAAAATATCAAAAGGCCTTTCATAATTCAAATGTCCTTTTGAAATATCTTTAAAACTCAGTTTACATTGCGGGTTAACAGCCACCGCAGCAAAAAAATGCTGCACAGAAGACAATCATTAAAATAATATGCCAATCATCCTTCCAATCTGCTTAGCTTGACAACGATCGCGGACAACTGGGCAATAATACAAtcataaataacttattttgtgtGCTGTTATATCTACAATGTGTACATTAAGTCCAACAAGTCACACAGGCAAGGCACTGATGAAATTaactattttgttttgtctcttcaGGGAAGAGGATCCCATCTTCAACCTTGCTGCACCTCTGCGGCCTGACGATGAGGACAGCCACACGCGTGCGGTCATTGCTCGCCACGCAGGTTCACCAAAGGAGTCGTCCTTTGGTGAACCTGGAGGGGCCGCAGAAGCCACGGCGGTGCAAGGTGGTTGGTTTGGAAGAGGCTATGGCAaagggaggaagaagaaaaaaacagcctAAAGGTGAATGATGGACAAGAACATTGCAGCGTACCAGTGATGGATCAGCTGGATTCATCGTTCGGTGGACAAGTTGGGATTGAGGTGctgattattttcattttttattttttttaaaaacttttttcctTCATTACTGATTTGTAATGTGTAAAGGACTATCATAGGATTTGATATTGAACGTTGTATCAGTGGCTTGATATATCACCAGTTATTTATTAATGAGAAAAAACTATTGGATAATGGCTTTGTGAGCACGGTTTATTTTTTGATCACCTTTGGATCAAAGGATGGGCTAACTATTGTGCGTCAAAAGCTATTTTCAACATGTTTACATTAAAAGGTTGCTGAGGTGTAAGGGTGCTCCCCTGGGATCTCTCGTGGCACTGGGTGTCATGTGGAACCGCAAACTCCTTGTTCAAAGTATTTTGAGGACTCTTCCCTGTGCCGCCATTAGGTGTGGCATAGTGTGGTATTGTATTATTGCACGTATACGTGGGtgtgtgtatggttgtttgtACTTATAAATCGGCAGATTAATTTTCCACAACCACTCAACAAGTCTATGAGTAAGTCGGTGCAAAGTCAACTTTTACTTGAAATTGAACTTTAGAGTATTAGTATTGCATGAAACGGCAATTTCACTGAGCATCATTCATAGACATTCGCAGACATAGTGGTTCTTTGTGCTCGTTAAGACATGTTGCTTCCAAGTGGTAAATTACAGCAACAAGCTTTGGCAGCTAGACCGATGACAGTTTTTCGACAGATGTcttgggtaatttttttttttttaaatcttgtaaTGAATGTACCAAACTTCCATTTATTTACTTTCCATTTATGTACAGGATGGCAATTGATTTCCGGTTTACTGACTTCCTGACCTCACTGACCTGTTGTTGATCAGTGCTTTTACATTCTCTTTTTGATTTAAATCAAAGAAGTAGAGGTCCAAGACTTAACTCCTAAgtttacaatttttattttgtggtttgttgCCATTTACAGAATTGGGGTTGAAGTACATAACACCCATTCATTTGTCTCAGGATGCTGACATTGTGCACCATTTTGTGAGgtaacggggggtggggggggggggggcaaagtaaAGCATATTGAGTGATGGGTCACCATTACTAACACTTGTGCCATCGTTACATGTGAAGATTATGTTCCTTATGCATTTTGCAGAAAAAATAGAAACATTCTCCGTGTGAATCAATAAACatgctttattttgacattgttttgtCATGAGACTTTTCAAGAGTTTTCTTACTGCTAGATAAATTCACCATTCCCCAATAATGTCACATCTTAATCTTGGATAACGTTAATGATCGAGGACATTTTTAAGTGTTCAAAGACTCGTGTATTCATGATGCAATTTATCTCTCAGCACAGTTAATCCTAACACccatctgtcattttttttataatgtttgTCCTCTATTTAGC encodes:
- the sirt7 gene encoding NAD-dependent protein deacetylase sirtuin-7; this translates as MANQTDRAVSSRVERKALQKAKILQRENEKEIISLVRRILKKPEAERSKEDTSVLVLHKDTVEELCKRKIRRIELKRKQEELFDTADDLKSKVWRLAAAVKQAKHLVVYTGAGISTAASIPDYRGPNGVWTQLQKGRAVSSSDLSKAEPTLTHMCIKMLYKEMLVKHVVSQNCDGLHLRSGLPRHALSELHGNMFIEVCTCCSPVREYVRLFDVTERTSLHRHSTGRRCCHCGSELRDTIVHFGERGTLEQPLNWKGALEAAKMADVILCLGSSLKVLKKYACLWCMNKPASKRPKLYIINLQWTPKDDLAVLKINAKCDDVMRLLMEELHLQIPVYDREEDPIFNLAAPLRPDDEDSHTRAVIARHAGSPKESSFGEPGGAAEATAVQGGWFGRGYGKGRKKKKTA